In Solidesulfovibrio carbinoliphilus subsp. oakridgensis, the sequence AGAGATGGACGCGGCCGCCGAAGCGCCGGTCCCGCCGGAACCGGTTCCCGGCCTCCGTCGGCCGGCCCGGGCCGACGGCCCGCCGGCCGACGCGCCCCTGGTCCTCGTGGTCGAGGACAACCCGGACATGCGCGACTATCTCGGCGGCATCCTCGGCGGCCGCTACCGCACGGCCATGGCGTCCAACGGCCGGGAGGGGCTGGAGGCGGCCCTGGTCCTCCATCCGGACCTGATCGTCTCGGACGTGATGATGCCGGAGGTCAGCGGCCAGGACATGGTCCGCGAACTGCGCCGCAACGCGGCCATGGACGACGTGCCCGTGGTCATGCTGACGGCCAAGGCCGACGACGAGTTGGCCCGGACGCTCATCGCCGAACGGGTCCAGGACTATCTGGTCAAGCCCTTCGACGCCCGGGAACTCCTGGCCCGGGTCGGCCGGCTCCTGGCGGACAAGGGGCGGCATGCCCGGAACATGTGGATCAGCGAGCGCCGGTTCCAGGCCACGTTCGAACTCGCGGCCGTGGGCATCGCCCTGGTCTCCCCGCAGGGCCGGTGGCTGCGGGTCAACCGGAAGCTGTGCGACATCGTCGGCTATGCGGCCGAGGAAATGGTCGGCATGACCTTCCAGAAAATCACCCATCCGGAGGACCTCGAGTCGGATATGGCCCTGGTGCAGCAGGTGCTCGGCGGCGTGACCAACACCTACAACAGGGAAAAGCGCTACATCCGCAAGGACGGCACCGTCGTCTGGATCAACCTGACCGTGGCCCTGGTCCGGGACGCGGCCGGAGCGCCGGACTATTTCATCTCCGTGGTCGAGGACATCGACCGGCGAAAGGCCATCGAGGAACAGTTGCGCCTGTCCAAGGACGACCTGGAGCGGGCGGCCCGGCAGGCCACGCACCTGGCCCGGCGGGCCGAGGCGGCCAATCTGGCCAAGAGCGCCTTTCTGGCCAACATGAGCCACGAGATCCGCACGCCCTTAAACGGGCTCCTGGGCATGATGCAGCTTCTGAAAACCACCGTGCTCGACGAGGAACAGCTCGAATACGCGGACATGGCCATCCGTTCCGGCGGCCGGCTGACCCGGCTCCTGGGCGACATCCTCGACCTGTCGCGCATCGAGGCCGAGCGCATGGCCCTGTCCCTGGCCCCCTTCCGCCTGGCCGACGTGTTCGCCGCCATCACCGAGACCTTCGCCCCCCTGGTCCGGGAAAAGGGCCTGCCGCTCGCCTGCCGGGCCGCCCCGGACGTGCCGGGCGTCCTCGTCGGCGACGAGATGCGCGTGCGCCAGATCCTCTTCAACCTCACGGGCAACGCCATGAAGTTCACCGAGGCCGGGTCGGTGGCGGTGGAGGTTTCGTCCCTGGCCTCGCCCGATCCCGGGCAGGCGCGGCTTCTTTTCACCGTGGCCGACACCGGCGTCGGCATCCCGGACGACAAGATCGACACCGTGGGCGAGCCCTTCACCCAGGCCGACAGTTCCTACACCCGCGACCAGCAGGGCGCGGGCCTGGGCCTGACCATAAGCCGCCAGCTGACCGAACTCATGGGCGGCACCCTGACCATCGAGAGCGAACCGGGCCAGGGGACCACCGTCTATCTCATGCTGCCCCTCGGGCTGCCGGAGGCGGCCGTCCTGCCGGCTGCGGCCCCGGCCATGGCCCTTTCCCGCAAGTCCGGCTGCCGGGTGCTCCTGGTCGAGGACGACGCGGTCAACCGGCTGGCCGCCAGCCGGCTCCTGGAAAAGCAGGGCTGCGAAGTGGTCCTGGCCGGCAACGGCGTGGAAGCCGTGGCCGCGGCCGGCCGGGAGGCGTTCGACTGCGTGTTCATGGACGTCCAGATGCCGGTCATGGACGGGCTCGAGGCCACCCGGCGCATCCGGGCCGCAGGGCTGGCCGACCTTCCCATCGTGGCCATGACCGCCTACGCCATGAGCCGGGACCGGGAAAAGTTCCTGGCCGCCGGCATGACCGACTACATCGCCAAGCCGGTGGAGGCCGCGAACCTGGCCAAGGCCCTCCGGCGCGCCCAGGCCGCCCTGCCGGCCGGGGACCCGGCCGCCGGCTGAGCCTTTCCCGCCTGGAGGGGGGCGGCCGGCCCGGCGCTTTTCTCCGGGAAAAGCCCGCCCGCCCCTTTGCCATCAAACCGTAAATCATCTAGTCTACAATAGGCGCGAAACACGCGTGGGCCTGCGCTTGCAATCCGGGTCCGCACGCAAGGAGAACGCCACCATGTCCGGATCACGCAAACGGAAGTTCGAGTTGGTGCTGCCCCGGGTCGAGGCCCTGGCCACCCTGGCCGGGCTGACCGCCCAGGCCGCGGCCGGCAATCTCGTCATCGGCGGCGAAGTCGTGCCGCTTGACGATTTCATGAGCCTTAAAATCGGCATCAAACACCTCGGCGCCTCGTCCATGCTGAAGGTCCGGCTCAAGTACCCGGCCGTGGGTCTCGACGCCCTGCCGACCCCGGCCGGCGTGGACAGGGAGGACGCGGCCCGGGAGGCGGCCCTGGCCGCCGCGCCCGAAGCCGTTGCCGCCGATGCCGGGGGGGGCGGAGCCGTGGAGCCCGAGGGCCGGCCCCGATACAAGGGCCTCAAAAAGCGGATGAAGCATTTTTTCAAGGCCCTGGTCGTGTCGCTGCGGGCCGGGCAGGCCCCGGACCGGGACGTGGTGGCCGCGTTTATTGCCGACAGCCGGCTCATGACGTCTTTCCCCGGCAAGGGCGACGCCTTCTATCCGGCCTACGACGCCGAGGTGGACCGGCTGGAGGAAGCCGCGGCCGCCGGCGACATCGCGGCCATGACGGCCTCGGTCGCGGCCCTTGACCGCATGAAAAAGGAGTGTCACAGCCGCCATGCCTGATTCCAGCCATGCCCCGGCCGGCCTCGCCGGTCCGGCCGGACCGGAGGAGGCCCGCTGCGTGGAGATCGACCTCTCCCGGGTGGACCCGGCCGTCACCGAGGAGGACGAGGCGGCCTTCGCCCGCATAAACGACGTCACCCTGACCCCGCAGCAGGCGGCGCGCATCGCCAATCCGGTCCGCACCTATCCGCGCCAGGAATACGTCCTGGCCGCCCACTGGCACCCCGAACACGTGCCCATGGAGCTTTTAAAGGAACGCATCGCCAAGCTCTATCCCAACCGGATCGACGAGCTCATCATCCCCACCCAGCACAACATGCTCCTGGAGTACGACGGCTACCAGGGCGTGGAGGTGGACTGCTATTCGAGCGGGTTCAACCGCAAGGTGCAGCTCCTGCTCCACTTCAAGGGCCTCGATCGGGACCGGGCCGAGGTCCTGGCCTCCATGCTGCGCCACACCCACCGCTACCGGGCCTCCCAGCTTTTCGAGTACCTGGACGCCCTGGCCGAGCCGGCCGGGGAGGAAAGGCGCCAGCTGGCGGCCGGCCGCAGCAACGCCGAAGAGGAGCTGGTCGCCTTCGTGCGCATCCAGGCCGCCAAGCTCAAAGCGCTCATCCTGGCCCACGAGGCGACCCTCCCCGAGGACACCTACAAGAACAAGCTCGTGCGCAACTTCCTCGACACCCTGCGCCCCCGCTTTGGCGACCGGCTGGTCAACAAGGCGCAGGTCTACGCCAGGGCCGTCAAGGAGCTGGTCAAGGAGGCCTTTTCGCTCTCCTACTTCTACCGGGCGACCGAGGTGATCGAGGAGGCCCGGTCCCTGGGGGCCGGCATCGTCATCCCCCACCCGGAGCAGTTCTGGCCGATTCTTCTGGCCGATTACGACGTGGACGGCATCGAGGTCTGGAACCCCCAGTCCCAGCAGTACACGGAATTTTTGATCAACGTGGTCAACCGCCGCAACCGCATGGGCTGGCACGGCGAGCGCCCCATCCTCATCTTCATGGGCGACGACTGCCACATGAGCGAAAAGACCCGGGACCCGGCCGAGCAGGACCCGGAAAAGGCGGCCCGGGAAATCGGGCTCCAGCCGGCCTGGCACGACTTCGCCATCAGAAAGAGCCTGATCATAAACGGGGTCAGCCGGCGCAAGATCATCGCCGAATACCGGTCCCGGCTGGGATAGGCACGCGCGACGGCAGGGTCGGACGACCAGCGGCGGTGGCGGCAGGGGAAAAGGGGAAGCCTCCGGCGGCCAAAGGGCTTGGCCCTTTGGAAACCCTTTGAAATTTCAGGCAAGAAGCTGCAGGTTCTTTCGAGGGCCGGCCCCGCCGCTGTGACGACAAGGGAGAGACGCGTGGAAAAGGAATCCCGGTTCAAATACGAGTCCGTCCAGGACGCCGAGACGCTCAGGCGCTACCTGGAGACGGTCACCGCCGGCTTTGCCGCCGGCGAACTCCGGTTCGCCAGCCGCGAGGGCGAGGTGACGCTCCACCCCAAGGGCATGCTCGGGTTTCTCATTGAGGCCAAGTCCATGGGCGGGCGCATGAAGCTCCACTTGAAATTTTCCTGGCGCGAGGACGGCGCGGCCGAGGAGGGCGACGCGGGCCTCGTCATCGACGCCGGCGAGTCCTCCTCCTGAGGCCGTCTCCTCGGGCGACGGGCCGCCCGGTCAAGGCGGCGGCCAGGGCGTAAGCACATGGCCTCGGGACTTCCCGGCACGGGGTCCGGAGGCGCGACACGGGCCGGGGAGGCGCCATGCGCATATTGGAAGGGATCGAGGAAAATTTCCGGTTCATGGTCCTTGAGGTGTCCAAGCAGGTGGCCAGCGCCCTTTTGGCGGTCGAACGGCCGGACCCGGACCGCATAAAGCGCATCGAGAGCCGCGACGACTACATCGACAACCTGAAAAGCGTCATCGAGAACGCCTGCTGGGGCCGCATCCACGACTCCCGCGACACCAACAAGCGCACCCTTGACCTGGTGCGGGCCGCCAACATCATCAACATCAACCTGGAGCGGATCGCGGACTACGCGGTTAACATCGTCTCCCAGGTCCAGTACCTGACCGACCCGGCCTTCATCCGCCGCTACGACTACCGCGACCCGTTCGTGGACGTGGACAAGGCCCTGGGGCTGGTCTTTCCGGCCTTGACCCGCCAGGACGTGCGCCTGGCCCTGCGCATCTGCCGGGCGGAATTCTCCCTGGACGACCGGTTCAAGGCCGCCTTCGACGCCATCCTGGCCGATCTGCGGCGCGGCGAGTCCCCGGAAAACGCCATCTCCTGCTTCAACATCTTCCGCTATCTGGAGCGGATGGGCGACGCCCTGCTCAACATCGGCGAGGCCGTCATTTTCGCGGCCCTCGGCGAGAAGCTGAAAATCCACCAGTACCAGGCCCTGCAGGATTCGCTTGGTCAGGGCGAGGACGGGGCCCCGCTTGCCGCCGGGGAGTTCAGCTCCATCTGGGGCACCCGGTCGGGCTGCCGCATCGGCCGGCTCGAGGAGCACGGGCCCCGGTCCAAGGGCGTGCTCTTCAAGGAAGGGACGGCCGCCAAGCTGGCCAAGGAAAAGGAGAACATCGAGCGGTGGCAGCGCCTGTCCCCGGGGCTCCCGCCGGCCATCCAGGCCTTCCAGACCGACGGCGACTCGGCTTCCATGCTGCTGGAATATCTCGGCGGCTGCAATCTCCAGGAAGTGGTCCTGACGGCCGACCGGGAGATCGTGGAAAACGCCTGCTTCCTGGTCACCCAGACCGTGGGCGGCATCTGGGAGCAGACGCTCTCGCGCCGGCCGGTGCCGGCGGACTTCATGGGCCAGATGCGTTCCCGCCTGGAGGACGTCTTCCGGCTCTATCCCGGGTTCGCCCGGGGGCCCAAGCGGCTCGGCGAGGTGGCCATCGCCTCGGTGCCCGAGCTTTTGGCCTCGGCCACGGATGCCGAAGCCGGATTGGCCGCGCCCTTTTCCGTGTTCCTGCACGGCGATTTCAACCTCAACAACGTCGTCTACGACCACACGGCCCAGCGCATCCACTACATCGACCTCAACCGCTCGGCCGAGGGCGACTACGTCCAGGACACGGCCGTGTTCCTGGCTTCCAACTTCCGGCTGCCGGTCTTTGAAGCGCGCCTTCGCGGCCGCATCGAACTGGCCATGGCCCGGTTTTTGGAATTCGCCCGGTCCTTTGCCGCCGAGCAGAATGATGCCCAGTTCGAGGCCCGGCTCACCTTCGGCGTGGCCCGGGCCCTCGCCACCTCGGCCCGGTTCGAGATGCACCGGGACTTTGCCCAGGAACTGTTCCTGCGCGGCGTCTACCTGCTGGAACGGGCCACGGCCCATGCCGGGCGGCCCTGGGAGGACCTGGCCTTTCCGGACGCGGTCCTCCTGTATTAGCCACTCCCCGCCGCCGGTCTCCTTTTGGTGCCTCGGGCACCGGCAGTCGCTTCTTGCCGCCGGGCCTTATTCGGGCCATAGGATACGGCAGGCCTCCGGCATACCGGAGGCAAGGAGGTTCCCATGCAGGCAGTCATGGCCAAGGGCGGCGTGCCGCCCGGCCGGCCGGGCGCGTTCGTCCTGGCCGAGGTCCCGATTCCCGCGCCCGGGCCGGACGATCTCCTGGTCAGGGTCGCGGCCGTTTCCGTCAACCCGGTGGACGCCAAGGTCCACGCCAGGATGGCCGCCGGCGAGGAAAAAATCCTCGGCTACGACGCCTGTGGCACGGTTGCGGCCGCAGGCGCCGCCGTGTCCGGCTTCGCCCCCGGCGACCGGGTCTATTACGCCGGCGACGTGACCCGGCCCGGCTGCGACGCCGAGTTCCATCTGGTCGACGCCCGCATCGCGGCCAAGGCCCCGGCGAGCCTCGATACCCCGGCCGTGGCCGCCCTGCCCCTGACCGGCATCACGGCCTGGGAGGCCCTCTTTGACCGGCTCGGTTTCACCGCCGACGCCGGGGCCAACGCCGGGCGCGACATCCTCGTCATCGGCGGGGCGGGCGGGGTCGGCTCCATGGCCATCCAGCTGGCCAAATGGGCCGGCCTTCGGGTCGTGGCCACGGCCTCGCGACCCGAGTCCGCCGACTGGTGCCGGGGGCTCGGGGCTGAGATCGTCCTCGACCACAGGAAAGACCTGCCGGCCCAGCTCCAGGCCGCCGGCCTTGCCGACGTGTCGGCCGTTTTCTGCACCACCCACCTGGAGACCCACTGGGCGGCCATGGCCGCCTGCCTGCGGCCCCAGGGCGCGGTCTGCTGCATCGACGACCCGTCGGGGCCCCTCGACATCACGGTCTTTAAATCCAAGTGCGCGAGCATCCATTGGGAATTCATGTTCGCCCGTTCCATGTGGAAGACCCCGGACATGGCCGAGCAGGGCCGCATCCTGGCCCGGCTGGCCGGGCTCCTCGACGCCGGCACGGTCCGGCCGACCCTGGCCGCCGCGCACTCGGGCCTCGATCCGGCCGTCTTCGCCAGGGCCCACCAGGACCAGCTCTCGGGCCGGATGGTCGGCAAGCAGGTCATCGTCTTTTAGCGTGGGGGCGCGGCCGCCTGGTCGCGGCCGCGCCTGCCCGCTCAGGTGAAGTCGTAGCGCGTGCCCACGCTGCTTTGCATGAACTGTCCGGGCATGGCCGCGGCAAAGGCGTGGGTGGACTTCCAGCCGGTGCAGTGCATGGGGATGAGATGGGCCGGGGCAAGTTCGCGCATGGCCGCGACGGTCTGGTCGACGATGGGCTCGAAAAGGGGCCCCGTCAGGTGGAAGCCGCCCATGACGGCCAGGATCGCCCGGGTGCCCGTCACTTTCTGGGCGTAGCGGACGCTGTTGATGATGCCGGCGTGGGCGCAGCCGCTTATGACCACCAGTCCCTTGCCCGCCACGTCAAAGACCAGGGCCTGGTCGTCGCAGAAGGGATCGGCCAGCCATTGGCCGCCCTCGTGGATTTCCGCCCAGGGAAAGCCCCGCTCGAACGCCGTCGTCCGTTCGATCTCGCCAAGCGTCAGCAGCATGTCCGAAAACCACAGGGTCGGGTCCGGGGCCGTGCGGATGGTGGCCCCGGCCTCGGCCAGGGCGGCCGCGTTAAGGGCCGGCAGCTCCGGTTGCGGCCCCTGGCCCGGGATGTTGAGCCGCCGCCGGCAATAGGCCCCGGGGTGCGAGATGAGGTCGCACCCCCGGCTGGTCCTGGCCAGAAAGCCGGGCAGCCCGCCGATATGGTCCATGTGGCCGTGGCTGAGGATGACGGCCTCGATGCGGTCCGGATCCAGGCCCAGGACGTCCATGTTGTGCGAAAGGGCCAGATCGCTCAGGCCCGTGTCCAAAAGGACGGTATGGGCCTCGCCGCCTCTTTCGAACTCGATGAGAAGCGACAGGCCGTGTTCGGCCACCGGGCTCTTGCTCCAGGACAGAAGCGGCCGTTTCAGGACAGCCGTGCTTTCGAGGAGGAAATGGTCCAGGGAGTTGTCGATCAGGGTGGTGACGGAGACGCGTTCCACGGGCGCTACGGGCTGGGTATGCATGGGAGGGCCTTGGTTGGAGGGGATGGCCACGGCGGCGGAGGGAAAATTGCCATGATCGTGGCAGGGGGCAACGCCGAAGTCAAGGCAGGGCCCGACGTGGGCGGTGTGTCCGGGCCATGCCCCTTGCCTCGCCTCCCGTGGCCGGATAGTACGGTGGAAGTCGCAGGGATGCCCGGTCTTGGGGGACGCCACGGCCCGACGACCCAGGAGCCGGGGGCTTTGCCCCGTGCCTGCGGCACGTGATTCCAAGGATGCCGCCCATGGCCAAGGGCCTCTTTTCAAAGGCCGGGATTCTCCTCCTCGGCTTCGCGGCGGCGGGCCTGCTCGTCGTGCCGGCGGGGTGGCTCGTGTTCCGGGTCGAAAACGCCCGTTTCCTGGAAGGGCGGCGGGCCACGGTCCAGGCGCATCTCGGCGAGGTCCGCCTGGCCCTGGAAGCGGCCCTGGCCGCAAGGCTCGCCTGCCTCCACGCCCTGGCCGCCTTTGCCGCCTCCCGGCCGGATGCCGGGGACCGGGAATTCACGGTCTTCGCCGCCCGGCTCGTCGCAGGCGAGCCGGACATCCGTTCCGTGCAGCTCGCCCGCGACCTCACCGTCAGCCATGTCTTTCCCGAGGCCGGCAACCCCGGCATCCTCGGCCTGTCCCTGCCAAAGGCCTTGCCGCCGCCGCAGGCGGCCGCCCTGGCCGAGACCCTCGAATCCGGCCGGATGACCCTCCTTGGCCCGGTCCCGCTCCTCCAGGGCGGGCAGGGGCTCATCGCCCGCATGCCGGTCAGGCTGCCGGCCGGGCCAGGCGGACCGGATGCGCCGCGTTTGTGGGGCCTGGCCACGGTCATCCTCGATTCGGACGCCTTTTTCCGGGACGTCGAGCCCGGGCAGATCGGCGCCATCCGGCTGGCCATCCGCGCCGGCGACGACGCGGGGCCGGGAGGCGCGCTGGCCTACGGCGATCCGGCGATTTTCGGCGACACCCCGGTCGTGGCCGATATGGCCGTGCCGGGTGGCTCCTGGCGGCTGGCGGCCATCCCGGCCGGCGGCTGGGCCCCCCTGGCCGTGCCCTGGTCCCTGCTCGGCCCGGCCGGAGCCACCTGGCTGGTCCTGGGGCTGGCCTTTTCCGTCTTTCTCACCTGGCCGGCCCGGCTGGCCCGGGGCATCCGCCTGGCCACCGCCGCCCTGGACGCGGCCAAGGGCGACCTGGAACGGACCGTGGAGGCGCGCACCCGGGAGCTTTCGGCCGCCAACGAATCCCTCCGGAACCTCTACGAATACGCCCCGGTCGGCATCTTCACCTCCGGCCCCGAGGGCCGTTACCGCACGGTCAACCACTGCCTGGCCCGGATGTACGGCTTCGACACGCCCCAGGAGCTTCTGGCGGGCGTGACCGACATCCAGGACCAGATCTATTGCGATCCCGGCGAACGCACGGCCCTGCTGGCGCGCCTGGCCGACTGCGGCCAGCTGTCCGACTACGAGACCCGGCGCCGCACGCGCACCGGCGACGCCATCTGGGTGTCGCTCAACATCCGGGCCGTGTGCGACGCCTCCGGCGGCATCGTCCGGCTGGAAGGGTTTTGCACGGACATCACCGCGCGCAAGCGGGCCGACGCCTCCCTGCGCCTCCTGTGGGCGGCGGTCGAGCAGTCGCCGGCCTCCATCGTCATCACCGACGCGGACGGAACCATCGAATACGTCAATCCGCACTTCACGGTCCTGACCGGCTACACCCCGGAGGAGGCCCGGGGGCAAAACCCGAGATTGCTCAAAAGCGGGGTCCACCCTCCGGCCTTCTACGCGGCCCTATGGGAGACGCTCCGGTCCGGCCGGGTCTGGCGGGGGGAGTTTTGCAACCGGACCAAGGAGGGCGGCATCTACTGGGAGGATTCCTCCATCTCGCCCGTGCGCGACGAGGCCGGCCGCATCACCCATTTCGTGGCCGTCAAAGAGGACATCACGGCGCAGAAGGAGCGCAAGGACCGCCTGCGCCGGCTCATGGCCGAGTTCGAGGCCCTCTTCGACGCCTCTTCGGTGGGCATCGTCCACCTCGGCCCGGACAGGCGGGTGGTGCGGGTCAACCGCCGCTTTTCCGAACTCTTCGGCCTGGCTTCCATGGAAATGGCCGGCCGGGCCCTGGAGGACATCCACGGCGGCAGCACCCGGCTGCGGGCCTTTCGCCAGGAGACCCTGGCCCGGATCGAGGCCGGCGAAAGCGTCCATTTCGAGGAGCGGTTGCGCAGCAAGGCCGGCCATGTCTTCTGGTGCTCCATCCACGGCACGCGCATCGAGCCCGACAGCCCGGCCTCGGGCTCCCTCTGGATCTTCGACGACATCTCGGCCCGCCGGGAACTGGAGGCGGTCCGCGAGGACGTGGAGCGGATCATGCGCCACGACTTGAAGGCCCCGCTCAACAGCATCGTCAACCTGCCGGAACTCGTCGCCGCCGTCGGACCGGTCACGGACGAACAGCGCGAAATGCTCGGCGAGATCGAACGGGCCGGCGAGGTCATGCTCCGCCAGATCGAGCTGTCGCTTGACCTTTACAAGATGGAAACCGGGACCTACGTGCCCCAGGTCCAGCGCATCGATCTGGCCCGGATCGTGGCCGGCGTGGGGGCCATGCTGGCCAAGACCGCGTCGCCCAAAGGCGTGGCCCTGGCCCTGTCGGCCGGTGACGGCCCGGTCTTCGCCATGGGCAGCGCCGTGCTGTGCCAGAACATCGCCGCCAACCTGCTCAAAAACGCCATCGAGGCCGAAGCGGCCGGCGCCACGGTCGCCATCCGCGTCTTTGCCGAGGCCGGCCGCACCGTCCTCGCCATCCACAACCCGTCGCCTGTCCCGGCCGACATCCTGCCGGTCTTCTTCGAGAAATACGCCACCAGCGGCAAGGCCGGCGGCAGCGGGCTCGGCACCTATTCCGCCCGCCTCATGGCCGAAAGCCAGGGCGGCCGGATCAGCCTGGAATCCACCCCCGCCTCCGGCACCACCGTCACCGTCTCGCTGCCCGGGGCGTAGCGGGGAGGGGAGGAGAAGGAAGATGCCTCCGGCGGCCGGGGGGGATCATCCCCCCCGGACTCCCCGGACGGGGGAGCGGGGATGGGGGGAAGCGGGTGGCGGGGTGGTGGTGGTCGGGTATGTGACGTGTGGCCGGAATTGGCCGGCCGTGCTGGCTGGCTTTGCAGCCAGTGTCGGACGGCCAATTCCGGCCACACAGGCCCGTCGCCCGGAGGAACCGGGCGAGTTTAGAGGTGCCGGGAATGACGCCTTGCCGCCTGCGCCGTGCCTTCCATTCGTCCACCCCGTTCGGGTGGGTCCGGGAGGGGGTGACCCCCTCCCGGCCGCCGGAGGCATCTTCTCTTCCTCTTCCTCGTCCTCTTTCTTAAGGCCAGACGATGGCCACGCGGCCGGGCTGGCGGACCAGGCGGGCCCCGATGCGGGCGGCCAGGGCCTGGCCCGGGCCGTCGTCCACCGGCGCGGCGTCCGGGGCCAGGCCGGTGACGA encodes:
- a CDS encoding amphi-Trp domain-containing protein; protein product: MEKESRFKYESVQDAETLRRYLETVTAGFAAGELRFASREGEVTLHPKGMLGFLIEAKSMGGRMKLHLKFSWREDGAAEEGDAGLVIDAGESSS
- a CDS encoding GAK system XXXCH domain-containing protein, whose protein sequence is MSGSRKRKFELVLPRVEALATLAGLTAQAAAGNLVIGGEVVPLDDFMSLKIGIKHLGASSMLKVRLKYPAVGLDALPTPAGVDREDAAREAALAAAPEAVAADAGGGGAVEPEGRPRYKGLKKRMKHFFKALVVSLRAGQAPDRDVVAAFIADSRLMTSFPGKGDAFYPAYDAEVDRLEEAAAAGDIAAMTASVAALDRMKKECHSRHA
- a CDS encoding phosphate signaling complex PhoU family protein codes for the protein MRILEGIEENFRFMVLEVSKQVASALLAVERPDPDRIKRIESRDDYIDNLKSVIENACWGRIHDSRDTNKRTLDLVRAANIININLERIADYAVNIVSQVQYLTDPAFIRRYDYRDPFVDVDKALGLVFPALTRQDVRLALRICRAEFSLDDRFKAAFDAILADLRRGESPENAISCFNIFRYLERMGDALLNIGEAVIFAALGEKLKIHQYQALQDSLGQGEDGAPLAAGEFSSIWGTRSGCRIGRLEEHGPRSKGVLFKEGTAAKLAKEKENIERWQRLSPGLPPAIQAFQTDGDSASMLLEYLGGCNLQEVVLTADREIVENACFLVTQTVGGIWEQTLSRRPVPADFMGQMRSRLEDVFRLYPGFARGPKRLGEVAIASVPELLASATDAEAGLAAPFSVFLHGDFNLNNVVYDHTAQRIHYIDLNRSAEGDYVQDTAVFLASNFRLPVFEARLRGRIELAMARFLEFARSFAAEQNDAQFEARLTFGVARALATSARFEMHRDFAQELFLRGVYLLERATAHAGRPWEDLAFPDAVLLY
- a CDS encoding PAS domain S-box protein, with protein sequence MAKGLFSKAGILLLGFAAAGLLVVPAGWLVFRVENARFLEGRRATVQAHLGEVRLALEAALAARLACLHALAAFAASRPDAGDREFTVFAARLVAGEPDIRSVQLARDLTVSHVFPEAGNPGILGLSLPKALPPPQAAALAETLESGRMTLLGPVPLLQGGQGLIARMPVRLPAGPGGPDAPRLWGLATVILDSDAFFRDVEPGQIGAIRLAIRAGDDAGPGGALAYGDPAIFGDTPVVADMAVPGGSWRLAAIPAGGWAPLAVPWSLLGPAGATWLVLGLAFSVFLTWPARLARGIRLATAALDAAKGDLERTVEARTRELSAANESLRNLYEYAPVGIFTSGPEGRYRTVNHCLARMYGFDTPQELLAGVTDIQDQIYCDPGERTALLARLADCGQLSDYETRRRTRTGDAIWVSLNIRAVCDASGGIVRLEGFCTDITARKRADASLRLLWAAVEQSPASIVITDADGTIEYVNPHFTVLTGYTPEEARGQNPRLLKSGVHPPAFYAALWETLRSGRVWRGEFCNRTKEGGIYWEDSSISPVRDEAGRITHFVAVKEDITAQKERKDRLRRLMAEFEALFDASSVGIVHLGPDRRVVRVNRRFSELFGLASMEMAGRALEDIHGGSTRLRAFRQETLARIEAGESVHFEERLRSKAGHVFWCSIHGTRIEPDSPASGSLWIFDDISARRELEAVREDVERIMRHDLKAPLNSIVNLPELVAAVGPVTDEQREMLGEIERAGEVMLRQIELSLDLYKMETGTYVPQVQRIDLARIVAGVGAMLAKTASPKGVALALSAGDGPVFAMGSAVLCQNIAANLLKNAIEAEAAGATVAIRVFAEAGRTVLAIHNPSPVPADILPVFFEKYATSGKAGGSGLGTYSARLMAESQGGRISLESTPASGTTVTVSLPGA
- a CDS encoding ATP-binding protein; the encoded protein is MEKTFPRDLVSKGLVLAVVFPFLAFGLQWLFWGAIRPYIWFLFFPAVFFSSQVGGMAGGLAATVLSAMLASFFMEPRFSFLFGNPVSLISVLIFCGMGTLFSLTHSRLARARQVAEAALAASRDANAGLRAANEEITRLYEKTRELDALKTRFFANVSHELRTPLTLILGPLARRLEACADDAARADLRVMERNALLLHRHVSDLLDVAKLDAGRMETRYARADVARLARFMGSCFESLAREKRIRFTIAAPERLSAAVDVEKVRRILQNLLSNAFKFTPDGGAVDVRLEEDGDWVAMTVADNGPGVPPALRQAVFERFRQLDGGADRRHGGTGLGLAIAREFAVLHGGDILLDASPGGGASFTVTLPRKAPDGVVVHDAPEEMDAAAEAPVPPEPVPGLRRPARADGPPADAPLVLVVEDNPDMRDYLGGILGGRYRTAMASNGREGLEAALVLHPDLIVSDVMMPEVSGQDMVRELRRNAAMDDVPVVMLTAKADDELARTLIAERVQDYLVKPFDARELLARVGRLLADKGRHARNMWISERRFQATFELAAVGIALVSPQGRWLRVNRKLCDIVGYAAEEMVGMTFQKITHPEDLESDMALVQQVLGGVTNTYNREKRYIRKDGTVVWINLTVALVRDAAGAPDYFISVVEDIDRRKAIEEQLRLSKDDLERAARQATHLARRAEAANLAKSAFLANMSHEIRTPLNGLLGMMQLLKTTVLDEEQLEYADMAIRSGGRLTRLLGDILDLSRIEAERMALSLAPFRLADVFAAITETFAPLVREKGLPLACRAAPDVPGVLVGDEMRVRQILFNLTGNAMKFTEAGSVAVEVSSLASPDPGQARLLFTVADTGVGIPDDKIDTVGEPFTQADSSYTRDQQGAGLGLTISRQLTELMGGTLTIESEPGQGTTVYLMLPLGLPEAAVLPAAAPAMALSRKSGCRVLLVEDDAVNRLAASRLLEKQGCEVVLAGNGVEAVAAAGREAFDCVFMDVQMPVMDGLEATRRIRAAGLADLPIVAMTAYAMSRDREKFLAAGMTDYIAKPVEAANLAKALRRAQAALPAGDPAAG
- a CDS encoding MBL fold metallo-hydrolase translates to MHTQPVAPVERVSVTTLIDNSLDHFLLESTAVLKRPLLSWSKSPVAEHGLSLLIEFERGGEAHTVLLDTGLSDLALSHNMDVLGLDPDRIEAVILSHGHMDHIGGLPGFLARTSRGCDLISHPGAYCRRRLNIPGQGPQPELPALNAAALAEAGATIRTAPDPTLWFSDMLLTLGEIERTTAFERGFPWAEIHEGGQWLADPFCDDQALVFDVAGKGLVVISGCAHAGIINSVRYAQKVTGTRAILAVMGGFHLTGPLFEPIVDQTVAAMRELAPAHLIPMHCTGWKSTHAFAAAMPGQFMQSSVGTRYDFT
- a CDS encoding zinc-binding alcohol dehydrogenase family protein, yielding MQAVMAKGGVPPGRPGAFVLAEVPIPAPGPDDLLVRVAAVSVNPVDAKVHARMAAGEEKILGYDACGTVAAAGAAVSGFAPGDRVYYAGDVTRPGCDAEFHLVDARIAAKAPASLDTPAVAALPLTGITAWEALFDRLGFTADAGANAGRDILVIGGAGGVGSMAIQLAKWAGLRVVATASRPESADWCRGLGAEIVLDHRKDLPAQLQAAGLADVSAVFCTTHLETHWAAMAACLRPQGAVCCIDDPSGPLDITVFKSKCASIHWEFMFARSMWKTPDMAEQGRILARLAGLLDAGTVRPTLAAAHSGLDPAVFARAHQDQLSGRMVGKQVIVF